From the genome of Electrophorus electricus isolate fEleEle1 chromosome 14, fEleEle1.pri, whole genome shotgun sequence:
ACTGCATAATAGAAGCTAAAGAACAAAATTAAACTGCATAATAGAGAGGTAAATAGTGATGGTAtactacattttacaaaagaaaGTTTAACAGTAGTGCCATTTCCTGTGTTGTAGGCCATATTAAAACATTCCATCAAGGATTCTGCAGAGGTTTACTCCCAATAAGACCTTTTCACATGAAAAAAAGCCTTTTCACATGAAACAAAGCCTATAAAAGCACAGTTGTTGCTTTGAAACCATTGCCATTTCATATTCAGTTTTAGTGAGATTGACAACCATGGTCAGGTAAAATTACATCATATGTGTTACCAAAGGAATTCAGTGGCTTTGGCTCCGTTTTACATGTGGGTGGTGAATACTGTAATTCATGCTTGTGGAATGTTTTAGTGAGACACAAGAACATGTAAAGAGGTTAAATGCTGCAAATATCTTTGTAAATTAGAACTGAATATGTAGCTTTGGCTTATAACTCTATATATATCGAAAATGTCATggtcatatttaaatataataattacataaaattaatagGAACTGTTCATTTGTACTAGACCAATCATAGTTCAGTTTACTGACAAAAATCATGTTTACATGACTACATAAGATCTGATAAATGCATTACTAGAAAGTGGGGTAATGGGTTGACAACTAGTACAAGAACTGAAACTTCATCACGGCAATGTGCTTGTGTTAGAGCCCttagtgtttctgtgtttaggTCTGCTGGGGTTCTGCCTGAACCTCATCTCAGTAATGGCCTTCCTGAGAGTAAAGGAGCTTAGAACACCTAGCAACATCTTAATTTTTAACCTGGCCCTTGCTGACCTTAGCTTCAGCTGCGATACTCTTGCCTATGCCAGCTACCTCAGGTAAGAGCCAGGCTAAGAAGTTTAGTTTATTGTGCTTATTTTGTCAGTGTAAAAACATGTGAGTCTTAATTGAGAATGTTGTTTTGCATTAGGGTTATTCTGTAGTTTCTGGACaaggaaatatataaatagtaaaaaaaaaacaaaaacaaactcccCCACAATAAACGTAATCACATATTACAAAGACAAAATACAGTGAAACCCAAAATCTCAGTTACAGATATAGCCAGTAGCAGTTACATGTATGTAGTCTTCAATTATTTGGttaaatttaattcagttatatacagtatacaaatTTGTAAGGAAAGAGCTAATTTAATATTAACTTCAGTTAAATTAATGCAAACATGATTacttaaaattaatatatttttacttcAGAAGAAGATATGAAAGTATGTACAAGTTTTCAGATAATTTCAGATTGGAACAACTCTAAATTAAAAAGCAGGTTGTGCAGCAGTGATTGTTCTTATTGTAACACTGCACTCCTGCATCAAAGCTTCTCAGATTAAATCTAATTCTCAGATTAAAGCCTCTTTCTGGAAAATTTTTCAAAGATTTTCTTAAGCACTAAACAGATGCTTAGCTACTGATGCACAGCACTGAATAACGTGTGTAAATCATATGTATGACAGTATTAGTATGCctgtttttccccttttggCACTGTTCATTGCTTACAATTACATCATGGCTCATAATGTTCTATGAAATTTACAattgttttctcttcttttttgagACTAGAATCAAAGGTTTTGATATTGTCCACAAAAGGATGCTGCAGTTAGAATAGAATAGATTTTTAtctatttgctttttaaaatgcattattaaatgtaatgaaaatagGAGCCAAAAGCCAGAAGCCGCTACATGGCAGGTAGTCTCAGCAGGATTCCTGTTATCAGTGACCACACATGTGACCCACACTGTCACATGAGTTGATAGCTCCAAGCTGGTTTGGGCTGGTTTTAGCATGAGGTGATCTGGCCCAAAATCTGCTCACCCTGGTTCTGATATAGCACAATGATGTCAGATGCTTCTTGATGGGGCTTGTTAATTAAGTTGTATATTAAAGCTGTGCAGTACATTGCTATTGCAGTATTGTCCTTTGCAATACTTATATTGTAGAAGACTGCAATATCCAAACAAGTCCCATAACAAATTGTGAAGCCTAGTCTTGTGTGCTCTAAGCATCCTGGCCAATCTCAGATGTTACAAATTAATGTTCTCTGACCGATTTGATGAATTGCACTTAATACAGCAAATGTGAATAATCATGGTCAAAATAATGACTGTCTCAAACCACATTATATTAAGGAGTCTCctatgttttaaaatacattatttatttattgtacaaGTGACTGTTCCATTTCACTGAGATGGAAGTGTAGAAGAGTATTAGTTCAGTaatcagttcagtaagctttattggcatgactatACCATATTCAATTACAGTATTGCCAAGCAGTGTTATagtaaaacaacatgaatgaactTTTGCAAATAAGGAAATTTTGAACTCCATTATTATTAacttatcattattattattattattattattattattattattattattattattattattattattaacttagATATAACTGTATTTGGTATGAAATAATGCTTGAAAGAATTCAAGATGGGAAAGGTAAataagtgaaaagaaagaaaaataaataaggaaaggaggaagaaataataaatagttaagaTAAATGCATAACGTTGTATGagataaaggtgtgtgtgtgtgtgtgtgtgtgtgtgtgtgtgtgtgtgtgtgtgtgtgtatgtgtgtgtagatgcatatgtatatgattgtcaaaataaatcattttaggACTAACATTGCATGTATCCTGCTGGCCTATATGTTGCAGATACTGGCCCTTTGGCTCTCAGGGTTGCCAGATTCATGCTTTTCAGGGAATGATATCCATCCTGGCTACCATCAGCTTTCTCTGTGATGTTGCCTGGGACAGATATCACATGTACTGCACTAGTGAGTACTGAACTTCTCTAATTGCTGTGCAAACACTGAGCAGTGTAAACATCAGTAGCTTCATatgtacagtcgtggccaaaggttttgagactggcagaaattttggttttcacaaagtttactgcctctgttttttttatatccttttgccaaatgtttatatagtatagtgaagtacaataaTAAGCATTTCAgaagtttttaaacatttacctgatgtttttatccaaagcaacttacaattattaccAAAtgcaacttgagggttaagggtcttgctaaGGGGACCAAGactggcaacttggcagtagtgggacatgaaccagcaaccttcctattacaaggcaagcaccttaaccactgggctaccactgcccacaggTTAAATTtgttattgacaaatacatccagtttaaacaaagacttaatatttatagtgttgacccttctttttttaagacttctgcaattcgccttggcatgcttctgggcaaaatcttgactgatggcaatccattcttgcctaatcagtgctaatcagtttctgtgtttttgtttgtccaccctctttttgaggattatGATCTGGGGGTtccctggccatggacccaacatttcaatgttttgttcaccaggcctcttggttatcacttttctcttgtgacatggtgctccatcatgctggaaaaagcattgatcatcaccaaattgctcttggatcattgggagaagttgctcttggaggatgttttgatcaCATTCCTGATTCATGGtggtgttcttaggcaaaattttgagtaaacccactcccttggctgagaagcaaccccacacatgaatggtgtcaagatgcctcactgttgacacaggactcatggtttgactcaccttttcttctctggacaatcatttgtccaaaTGTCCCAAACAgcctgaagggggcttcatcagagaaaataactttaccacagtcctctgcagtccattacctatacttcctgcagaatgtcagtctgtccttgatatTTTTCTTgaagagaagtggcttctttgctgcccttcttgatgCCAAGCCATCCTCTAAAAGCCTTTGCCTcattgtgtgtgcagatgcactcataCCTGCCTtttgccattcctgagcaagctctgcactggtggtgacctgatcccGTAGTTGCATCCTCTTTAGTAGACagtcctggtgcttgcttgactttcttggatgccctgaagccttcttcactgcaattgaacctctttCCATGAAGctcttgatgattcaataaatggttgaattaaatcagctgccttgtcctcattaacactttctcctgagctaacaagaagatcactgaaattatgttagcaggccattttgtggcagggctgaaatgcagtggctggaatgcagtaatttttgttaatttttaaaagttaatttttcatggcaaggaatgactttgcaattaatggcaattcatctgatcacaaTCTAgcgttaatgcaaattgccatcataaaaactgaagcagcaactttctgaaaaccaaaatttgtgctagtcttaaaacttttggccatgactgtagctgtaaaatgttacatatttaattttttccacTTCTTTTTATTCAGTTGGCCTCCCTTTAGCTTAGTTTTTCCTACTCTCCATGTTAGGTATACCATGTCTACTACCCTAGTCATTCCCAAAATAATATTTCACCACCGTAAAAAATGAGACTGCATGATGAGTGGAGTGTCGCATGGTGGTTTTCAGAGCAGAAGATGGTTTGGAGCACTTCTTTGACCTTGAGCACAATCATGTGGTCTCTGGCTGTCTTCTGGGCTGCTCTGACTTTGCCCTTCATTGGCTGGGGTGTGCTTGACTATGAGCCAATGAAAGTAGGCTGCACACTGTACTACACTACAGGGGACAGGTAAGCACCTCCTGCACCACTCAATGTCCTACAGAGTGCAATTTGTTTGGAATGTCTCCTGTAACATCTAGGAAACAgtccaaacaaataaaaaagcttGAATGAACTCTTATGGTGTTCATGTGTGTCTAGTGGATGTTTATAAACTCTGTGGGTGTTAACTGAATATTTACCTTAGGTAAAGCAAATCAGACAGTTGCAAAATGACATGAATTTTGTGTTCTTGCCAATACATCCTGctataataagaaaataacttaaaatgtttattgacaAACTTGATTGCTTAACCCCATTTATGACCAGAAATGGTGTTTCCTTATCCTAGTGTTATAGTAATCCTCCAAGTTTTactttgtatgtttgttttccaAAGTTCAAACCTGATTCATCTCATTGGGTTATTACAAATTTCTATATGAGCATAAATGGGTGGGCAGGAAGAAGACTGCATCATGGCCTTCCAGGAACTCTCTACCACTAGGATCTGCAAAACCACATGTTTCTTTAACAAAAAAGCAACAGTGTGGCTTTTCTACAAAAATTCTACATTACATATCTCAATTTACCCATGTTTGTTCTTTGATGGCCTAACATTACTAATGTGTTCgagtataaataaacatgaaattcCTGTTGTCAACCTAAAAAATTACACAAGCAAGAGTAATAAAGCGTTTCAGCAGGTGTTAAAGCGTGTGTCCTTCTTTAGATGTACTACACATGAAAACAACTCACACATGCTCCTATCAGCATGAAAAGacacatgaaacacagaatCATTTGTACAAgacaacacacaaagagaatgACTCTTTGTGAGTACTGAGCATGAAACTGCAGTCATACCATACACTTTGTTTAGACAAGAAAATTACCATACCTTACAAAGTTGAATGTAATATAGTCTAAGAAATTACGCAAAACTTCAAAGACAataattgattattttttacGGAATTTGCCTAAGATGATAATAACATTATTCTCTGAGATAAatgtccaaaacaaaaaaaaggaatcttGTGCATGACTTGTTtgctttgggggaaaaaattcTTGAAATCATGAGGTTCTTTGAGTTGAGAGTATTTTGTTATATTCTCCATCTCACACTTGGAGCTTGTGGCAAATAATGCAAGTTAATGTGGATGTGAAAAAGGTCATTTTGTGTACAAAACACTATTCACTATAAAATTCTTGTCCCTAGTTATATAAATCCTAGTGGTCATTGCTctgggggcagggggtgggaGGGTCATGGAATATAAACTCCATTAAGATGCTTATTAATGCTCTGCCTCTTATTTGGCTGAGCGGACACGGACGCACCAGCCACTTCTGCACTGCTTACACTCATTCACAGCCATTCACTCACACCACCACTCATTTGTGTTTGATTTGATACCTTTGatgtatcatttttattttgttgaggACTGTGCTTATCATATAGAGCTTAGTGAAACGGAAGTTAAAATCCTATTACATCATTCAATCACTTCACCACACCACCAATCAGATCTAACACAGTTGCTCATATGGTATTAGCACTCGCTAATAACATGCTACACACCTGTTTTTCAGCCCTGAAATTCTGCTAATAAATCTGTTAGCACTGCTGTGTCTCAAAATATAAATTACCTCCTCTCTCTATTAATTGAGCATACAGTTAGTCTGTTAGATATTTCACAGCAGGCCACATAAATGTCTTCCTGGGGAGTTTAATTCAGATTCCATACTCTCTGCTGAGGAGTTTTATGTAAGTTAATTCCTAAGTATAGCTAGCACTAAACAAAGCTTCTTTGCTTTTGTTCTCTGAATTTGGCATTACTTTGGATTACACAAGCTTGGCCAATATCTAGGATCACAGAATTCTGATAAAGAAGACATTgtgtaaaacagattttttttttaaataataggtTAATGTTACCTGTTCCACTCTTCAGCAAGGCAAGTCCTGATGTGACATACAACTCAGGCCCAGTAACCCCTATCTGGAACACTGTCAGAATTGAGCAGGTCAGCAGGTGAGATCAGTGTTACTCTATGTAAGGTGAAGACTTACATGCagggaaaatatgaaatatacatgacatttttattaatgctactgtatatactgtatgtttacTTTgccttatttacatttacatttatctttacagcatttggtagatgctcttatccagagcgacttacaaacatgatttgtcatttactcaaagaatatatcctagccagtgcaATTGGTTAGAGTTCAatataccattgaactagaatgctgttgaaatatatttgtattcCAGCAAACTCTGTGTTTAGACTTTAGATCTGTGACTGGCACAGATCTGTACTGTCAGTAGATTTAAAGATCCATATCTGTGTTGTTCACTTTAATGTTTACATGGGGGTTTCTGGGAGAtaattgtgtgtttttagattttattacaGAAAATATCTCACATAAAATGTGTTGAAATTAGAAATGATTTATGGCAATAGACTCATGGAGATGAGGGCATGCAATAGTAGATTAGCTATAATCCACATTAATATggaaacatatttaattaatcCAAAATAGATTTTTGTCAGCCTCATGCTACAAAATCTTTCAGTTAGATTCACCAGAGAAGTGCAGTTAGTGTGATTTGGCCTGACATACTATATGGAAATAAACCAAAAAGGGAACCAAGTCAAAGAACATTTTCGACTTTTTGTCAGGATACTGCTCTTGTTATGTTAGAATTTGATTACAGTAATTTTTGGATCATTGGTTTATTTGATCAGCACTAATTAATAATCATAACTCTgcaataattatttgtttttttaaatacattttgttattttttatttaattttatattgaaatgtataaatggagtttactttttattgtgAGAGTGTAATAAGACTATAGTCAAAGAACCATGAATGTTCAGACACATTCACTCATACTATTGTCTCTCATGATTTCAGGATTTTGTCCTTTTTACATCAAAATAATGAAACCTTACACATTTGCACTGAGATACACACTAATACtattctttattaatgtttgtgtttttctttctttccctccctggTCCATACTCAGAGGTGCATTTCCCAGTGGAAATgcgtgtgttcatgtttgtgctcatctgtctgtctgtatgcacaCAGATCAGCTCAAGACAAAGATTAGAGTCAGCTGTCGGTCCTTATTTTGTTGTAAGTCTTAATGACTAATGACTTCCTGTAGAACTATATTGGGAACTAAGGGTGAAATGTAAACACTcacataaatgtacacacaaaacacacacagacacacacacatacacacacacacacacacacacacacacacacacacacacacacacacacacacacacacacacaccttataaaAAGACAGGAATGTGACTAACTGGGAGACAGAAATGGACATGGCAGTATTTTTCCTGAAAATGCATTATCAGGGATGTAATCTGAAATTACAAGGTTTTAAGAGAATCTCATAAAGCCAGACACTTCTATCATGGTTTTGTACAGAAATCATTTTTAAAGGATTAGACCAGGAGTATAATCTGGATTAGTCTACATTTATATCACAGTTCTGTTGAAAGATGGCCTCTCTAATCTCTTAGAGTAAAATGTCCTATCCACAGAGGGGAGGTAGGGATGAAGGAACATATACCTTTGAAACAACTAGGAAAACATATATACAACCATGCAAACACCACAACGGCCAGGACGACCA
Proteins encoded in this window:
- the rgrb gene encoding retinal G protein coupled receptor b, with the protein product MDDIKQSTKGGTWIKEINVAFHLNSKITSYVLPKEFSGFGSVLHVGGLLGFCLNLISVMAFLRVKELRTPSNILIFNLALADLSFSCDTLAYASYLRYWPFGSQGCQIHAFQGMISILATISFLCDVAWDRYHMYCTKQKMVWSTSLTLSTIMWSLAVFWAALTLPFIGWGVLDYEPMKVGCTLYYTTGDR